GCAGCAACAGCAGGCGCGGGCGGTCGGGCGCGGCGGCGTCGAGGCGCACGAGGTCCACGAAGTCGCCGTCGGGCGTGTCCCACCGCTCGAGACGCGTCGGCACCGGGCGCGCACGGCGGACGAACTTCCCCCACATCGTCTGCACGTGGGGGTTGCGGGCCCACCACGGGGCGCGGAACGGGTGCGGGGCGTGCGCCATGCCCACAGTATACTGCGCCATGCCCTCGCCCTCGCTCGGCTCATACCTGCTGATACCGCTCGTAGTGACGCTGGCCGAGACGCTCGTCGTGCTCGGCGTGCTGCACGGCGCGGTGGGACGCGCGATGCGCGCGCGCGGCGACGCGACCTGGCGGCTGCGCGATACGGCGCTCGTGAGCCCGCTGCTGCTCGTCGGGCTCTTTCTCTGCTTCGCGTCGCTGAACCACGGGATGCTGCGCTACGCGCTCGACGTGGAGCGCGGGCACGGCGGGGGGACGCATCTCGCCGGCGCCGTCGTCGTCGCGGCGGTGGGGCTGGTGGCGGCGTGGTTCGGCGCGCGGGCGGTGGGCAAGCTGTACTGAGATGAGCGCCGGCCGGTACGCGGTCTGCGCACCGCGCGGAACGTGCGCGCGGTCCGCTGGTATCTCTATGCGCATGCGGCGGCCCCCCCCGCGCCATTCACTCGTCTTCGACCGCTCACGTTGCGGAGGTCGTATGCTGCGTCCATCGCGCTCCCGTCGTCTCGTTCCCGTGCTGGCGCTGTGTGTCGCCGGCGCCTGTGGGCCTCTGCATCGCGGCGGCCCGGAGCCCGCGTACGTGATCTTCACGAACCAGTCGCTCGACCAGGCCGACGTCTACGCCGTGTCGAGCAGCGGCGCGCAGACGCGCATCGGCACGGTGATGCCGGGGCGCACGGACACGCTGCACGTGCGGCAGGGCGCGGTGGGGGGCGACAACCAGGCGAACATCGTGGCGCGGATCCTGGCGCGGTCGCGCACGCCGAGCAGCGGGCTGGTGACGCTCTCGCCGGGGGATCGGGTGCAGGTGACGCTGTCGTCGGACGAGCGGATCCTGTCGGTGCTGCCGGCGCGGGAGCCGTGAGCGGGGAGGTGCCTAACGCGATCGCGATGCGTTAGGCACCCGGCAGGAGGCCGACCGGTGCGGCTCGTCACGGGCGCCCTTGCGGGTTGAACGATCGTTCAACACCTTGGCGCCGTGCCCGACACGCGCGACCGCATCCTCGCCGCCGCCAGAGTCCTTTTCGCCACAAAGGGCTTTGGCTCGACGAGCGTCGCCGACATCCTCCACTCGGCCGACGTCAACGCGGGGAGCCTGTACCACTTCTTCCCCGGCAAGCAGGACGTCCTCCTCGCCGTGCTCGACGCCTACCACGCCGGCATCGGGCCGATGCTGCTGGACCCGGCGTGGACCGGCGTCGACGACCCGATCGACCGCGTCTTCGCGCTCCTCGCGCGCTACCGCGGCGCGCTCGTCGCCACCGACTGCAGCTACGGCTGCCCGATCGGGAGCCTCGCGCTCGAGATCCACGAGCCCGACCCGCCGGTGCGCGAGCGGCTCGCGGCGAACTTCGACGCGTGGGTCGCGGCCGTCGAGCGGTGCTTCGTCGACGCCGGCGATCGGCTTCCCGCGGACGTCGACCGCCGCGCGCTCGCCGTCTTCGCGCTCACGACCATGGAAGGCGGGGTGATGCTCGCCCGCACACACCGCTCGGCGGCGCCGTTCGACGACGCGGTCCGCATGCTCCGCGACCACGTCGCACGACTCGAAGCCGCGGTCTGATCCCCTCCCGCTGCTCCTCCCTCCAGCCCCCACCGCCATGAACACGCGCGCCCTCGCCATCGCCTCCACGGTCGGCACCGTCCTGCAGGTCGCCATGGTCGTCGCCGGACACTCGAGCCCCGCGGTCAAGGCGCTGTTCGCGGTCGGCGGGATGGGCCTCTCGCTCGTCGCCGGCGTGCTGTACGCGCGGCTCGCGCCGGGGGCCACACGCGGCGACGCGGCGGTCGGTGGACTGCTCGCCGGGGCGATCTGCGCGTTCCTCGGCATCCTCGTCTCGCACCTGCTCGGCGACGTGCCGACGTCGCTGCTCGCGCTCGGCACCGTGAGCTCCGCGGTCACCGGCGCGATCGGTGGACTCCTCGGCATGCTCGGGCGGCCGAAGCTCGCGACGGCGCGCTGAACGGCCTCTCACGGGAGGCGCGGAGAACGCGGAGTGGCGCCTCCGCTGTGTGAATGAACCGCAGAGGACGCAGAGGGCCGCAGAGAACACCAACAGCAAATACCTGGGGATGAAAGGATCCCAGGATCCATCAGGATCCTTTCATCCCCAGATCTTTTGCTGTTCGAAGAGGCAGTCCTCTGTGGCCCTCTGCGGTTCGATGGTATTCACCGCGTGGTCCGCGCGAGAGCCGAACGGCACGGCGGTATGCCTCCTGCCGCTCGGCGAAGACGATGATCTCGCAGAGCGCCACGCCCAAGGACACGCCGCTCCCCACGGCGTCGCTGGCCGATACGCTCGGCGTGCTCGCGGACGTGGTGCTGCCGACGCTGGCGAAGGGGGTCATCATCAGGCGGCCGAGGGCCATCGCGATCGCGGAGCGGCTCGACCTCGACCGGCGGGCGGTGCGGCGGCTGCAGCGGCTGCGCGACCGGTACGGCGCCGGGCCGGTGCTGCTGCGGCTGCCGGGGCGCGTGCAGGCGGTGGTGCTCGCGCCGGAGCACGTGCGGCGCGTGCTCGCCGCGACGCCGGAGCCGTTCGCCGCGGCGAGCAGCGAGAAGCGCGCGGCGCTGTCGCACTTCGAGCCGCACGGCGTGCTGATCTCGCACGGCGCCGAGCGCGTCGAGCGGCGGCGGTTCAACGACACCGTGCTGGAGAGCGAGCGGCCGCGCCACGCGCTCGCGGAGGGGTTCGTCGGCGTCGTGCGCGAGGAGATGGGGCGGCTGCTGGAGACCGTCGGGCGCGACGGAACGCTCGACTGGGCGGGCTTCGCGGCCGCCTGGTTCCGCGTCGTGCGCCGAGTGACGCTCGGCGACGGAGCGCGCGACGACGAGGAGCTGACCGACCTGCTGGCGGATCTGCGCGGCGACGCGAACTGGGGGCCGCTGCGGCCGAAGCGGCGCCCGCTGCGCGACCGGTTCCTGGCGCGGCTCGCGGCGCACGTGGCGCGGGCCGAGCCGGGGAGCCTGGCGAGCGTCGCAGCGCGGGTGCCGACACTGCCGGGGACCGACCCGGCGGGGCAGGTGCCGCAGTGGCTGTTCGCGTTCGACGCCGCGGGGATGGCGACGTTCCGCGCGCTGGCGCTGCTCGCGACGCATCCCGCCCACGAGGCGCGGGCCCGCGAGGAGCTCGGTGGCGCGGCGTCGGCGGGCGCGCCAGAGCTGCCGTATCTGCGGGCGTGCGTGCTGGAGTCGGTGCGGCTATGGCCGACGACGCCGATGGTGCTGCGTCAGAGCACGGGCCCGACGACGTGGGAGGGCGGAGCGATGCCGGCGGGGGCCGGGGTGCTGATCTTCACGCCGTTCTTCCATCGGGACGACGCGCGGCTGCCGTTCGCCGACCGGCTCGCGCCCGAGGTCTGGCTCGGCGACGGTCCGGCGCCCGCGGAGTGGCCGCTGATCCCGTTCAGCGGCGGGCCGGGGATCTGTCCGGGGCGTCAAGTGGTGCTGCTGCTGGCGAGCGCGGCCCTCGCGGTGCTGCTGGCGGGTCGCCGACTGGCGGTGCGGCCGCCGGTGCGGCTGAACGCGGGTCGGCCGCTGCCAGCAACGCTGAGCCCGTTTCGGCTGCGGTTCTCGGTCGTCGAATAGCGGCGGGCGGGGGGCGCGAGGGGGCCGGTGTGGCATGATTGCCCCTATTGACAATATCAATCACGTCGGGCAGACTGCCGTTCGCTCGTCGACCCGGGCGGACCCGCGGATTCGCACTTCGTACAGTCATTGTACAAATCGCCGAGCGCTCGCCGCACCACCCGCCGCACGACCCGCCGCACGATCGGAAGTCCACCAGCGCAGCCGACGTGAGCATCGACCCCGGAGCCTCGACCCCGCTCTACCAGCAGGTCGCCGCCGACATCCGCCGGCAGATCGTCTCCGGCGCGATCCCGGTCGGCACCCAGCTCCAGCCCCACCGCGAGCTGGCCGCCACGTACGGCGTCTCGGTCATCACGATCAACAAGGCGCTCTCCGGGCTCGTGGCCGAGGGCGTCCTGCACAGCCGGGTCGGACGGGGGACGTTCGTCGCGGTGCGCCCCGCGCCCACCGATCTCCCGGGGGCCCCCGCGCCGAAGAACGGCACCGCGGGCGCCGGCCGGATGCTCGGCTTCGTGCTTCGCGACCTCAGCTCGCCGTTCTTCTCTCTCGTCGCCCACGCCGCGCAGCAGCGCGCCGACGCCGTCGGCTACGGGCTGCTGCTCGCGTCCAGCTCGAACCGGCTCGACCGCGAGGAGGAGCAGATCCGCCGCCTCCTCGGGCTCGGCGTGCAGGGGCTCATCGTCGTCTCCATGAGCCGCACGTACCGTCTCAGCGACACGCTGCGGTCGCTGCACGACGCCGACTTCCCCTACGTCATGGTGTCGTACACCGAGGGGGAGGACGTGCCGTTCGTCGGCACCGACTACGCGCGCGTCGGGCGGCTCGCCGCCGAGCACCTGTACGCGTTAGGCAGGCGCCGCATCGGGTACATCTGCGACAAGTTCGGCAGCGCGGCGGGCGAGCTGCGCGGCCGCGGCTACCGCGAGGTGCTGCAGGAGCGCGGGCTCTCGGTCGACCCGGCCTTCCAGTACCAGTACCCGCTCGAAGGGGAGTGGAACGACTACGAGTCGGGGTACGCGATCGGCGAGCACGTCGCGCGCCTGACGCGCCGCCCCGACGCGATGTTCGCGTTCAACGACCTCGGCGCGCTCGGCTTCGAGGACGCACTGCTCGACCACGGCGTCCGCGTGCCCGACGACATCGCGCTCGTGGGGCTCGACGACATCGAGCTCGCCGGGCGCGCGCGCGTGCCGCTGACGACGGTGCGTCAGCCCGCGGACCGCATCGGCGCGCTGGCCGTGGACACGCTGCTCGCCCGCCTCGCCGGCCAGCGTCCGCCGGCGCACCAGCTGCTCGACCCGGAGCTCGTCGTGCGCCGCTCGTGCGGCGCGTCGCCGAGCGCCGCGGATCCCAATCCCGACGCGGGGGGCGCGCGCGCCGAAGCCCGGCGCGCGCTCGCCGCTCAGCGACGATCGTGACCCGCCCAACACCGTTAGGCCCCTTGTCTTCCAACCGCACTACCCGTCCTTCCCGGAGAGTCCAGATGAAGTGGGCGAAAGGCCTCGGCTTGGCCGCCTCGCTGTTCATCCCCGTCGCCACGCTCACGCGGCCCGTGGCCGTGTACGGGCAGGGCGCGCAGCAGCCGGCCCAGCCGGCCACGGGGCGCGTCACCGGCACCGTCGTCGACGCCGCGACGGGGACTCCGGTTCCCGGCGTGAACGTCCTCGTCGTCGGCACACAGAACGGCGCGTCGACCGACGCCGCCGGCCGGTTCACGGTGCGTGGGCTGCCCAACAGCGGCACCGTGCAGCTCCGCGCGCAGCGCATCGGCTTCGCGCCGGCGACGCAGACGGTGACGATCGCGAACGGCGCGGCGACGGCGAGCTTCCAGCTCACCGCGCAGGCCGTGCAGCTCAGCGAGGTCGTGAGCATCGGCTACGGCACGCAGAATCGCCGCGACGTGGCCGGCGCCGTCTCGACGGTGACGACCGAGGCGCTCGAGAAGGCGCCGGTGGCGTCGATCGATCAGGTGCTGCAGGGCACCGCGCCCGGCGTGCAGGTGACGACGGCGTCGAACGAGCCCGGTGGGGCGATGACGATCCGCATCCGCGGCATGTCGTCGATCACCGGCAGCGGCGAGCCGCTGTACGTCATCGACGGCTTCCCGATCGAGAACGACATCGAGGGATCGAGCCCGGGCAACGGCGGGCGCACGCGCACCACGCCGCCGAACCCGCTCTCCACGCTCAACCCGAGCGACATCGAGTCGATCTCGATCCTGAAGGACGCGTCGAGCACCGCGATCTACGGCGCGCGCGGCGCGAACGGCGTCGTGATCATCACGACGAAGCAGGGGAAGGGGCTCAAGCCGCAGTTCACGCTCGACTACTACACGGGCGCGTCGACGATCTCGAAGAAGTACGACCTGCTCGACGCGGCCGGCTACATGGACTACGCCAACGCGTTCGGCCAGGCGTCGAGCCAGGCCTTCACGCCGTTCCCCGACTCCGTGAAGACGCGGCTCCTCGCCAGCGGGATCAACACCGACTGGCAGGACCAGATCTTCCGCACGGGCGCGATGCGCAACTTCCAGCTCGGCGTGCGCGGCGCGACGCAGGGGACGAACATCACGCGCTACAACGTCTCGGGCGGCTACTTCGACCAGGACGGCATCGTGCTCGGCTCGGGGCTGCGGCGGCTCTCGTCGCGCCTGAACATCGACCAGGCGATCGGGTCGCGCGTGCAGCTCGGCGGCTCGTTCACGGCGAGCCAGACGCGCAGCAAGGCGACGCCGACGAGCGGTCAGCAGAACGCGAACGCCGGCGCGGTGTCGGGCGCGCTGCAGTACGTGCCGATCCTGCCGGTGTACCGCGCGGACGGGACGTACTCGTACATCAACACCGATCTCAACGCGTACAACGCGCTGCTCGACGCGCCGCAGACGCCGAACCCGGTGTCGCTCGCGCGCGAGGTGAAGGACTCGCTCAGCGACTCGCGGCTGCTCGGCAACCTGTTCGGCCAGGCGAAGCTGCTGAAGGATCTCACGCTGCGCGTGAGCCTCGGCGCCGACTACGCGGACCGCTGGCGCAACACGTACTACCCGCGCACGACGCTGCGCGGCCAGCAGGCGAACGGCGAGGCGCTGCGCGGCACGAGCACGACGTCGTCGTGGGTGAACGAGAACACGCTCACCTACCAGAAGGAGATGGGCGTGCACGACCTCACGGTGCTCGGCGGCTACAGCCGTCAGAAGACCGACGTCGACCGCTCGAACATGTCGAACTCGAACTTCGCGAACGACATCACGAGCTACTTCGACATCGGCGCGGGCACGCGCGAGGGCGGCCCGGGCGTGGGGAGCGCGCACACGACGCAGACGCTCGAGTCGTGGCTGAGCCGCGTGAACTACACGCTGATGGACCGCTACCTGTTCACGTTCACGTACCGCGCGGACGGCTCGAGCCGCTTCGCGGCGAACAAGAAGTGGGGCGGCTTCCCGTCGGCGGCGATCGGCTGGCGCGTGTCGGACGAGCCGTTCATGAAGCACGTGAGCGCGGTGGACGAGCTGAAGCTCCGCGTGTCGTACGGTCTCGCGGGCAACCCGTCGATCCGCCCGTACAACTCGCTCGCGCGCCTGGACAACCAGGGCTACAGCTTCGGCGGCACGCCGACGTCGGGCTACTTCCCGTCGAGCATCGCGAACCCGGACCTCACCTGGGAGACGACGCGGCAGACGGACGTCGGCCTCGACCTCGGGCTGTTCAACCGCGTGTCGGTGACCGCGGACTACTACGCGAAGCGCACGAGCAACCTGCTGCTGTTCATCAACCTGCCGTTCGAGACGGGCTTCGAGCAGGCGCTCGCGAACCGCGGCGTGGTGGACAACAAGGGCTTCGAGCTCGGGCTCGACCTGCACCTCGTCGACGCGGGCAAGAAGAAGGGCGGCTTCGACTGGCGCGCGAACTTCAACTACGCGACGAACAAGAACCGCGTGGTGGACCTCGGCGGCGCGGCGCGCATCGACGCGGATCTCATCACGACGGACTACAACCTGCCGGGCACGTTCATCGAGGTCGGCAAGCCGATCGGCCGGTTCTACGGCTTCAAGAGCCTCGGCGTGATCAAGGACTCGGCGCAGGCGAACACGATCTACTGGAAGAACTTCAACAACGCGAAGTTCCAGCCGGGGAGCATGCTGATCGCGGATCTCGACGGCGACAGCGTGATCACGCTGAACGACCGCACGGACATCGGCGATCCGACGCCGAAGTTCACGCTGGGCCTGACGAACACGTTCGCGTTCCGGGGCTTCCAGCTCACCGGGCTGCTCCAGGGCTCGTACGGCGGCAAGGTGCTGAACGTGAACCGCATCCGCACCGAGAGCTCGCCGCGCGTCAACATCCTCGCCGACCGCTACTACGACGCGTGGACGCCGACGCACACCGACGCGAAGTACCCGAAGATCGGTGAGAACCCGAACCAGGTCGGCACGAACAACTTCACCGACAACCTGCTCGAGGACGGCTCGTTCCTGCGTCTGCGCACGCTGACGCTCTCGTACGGGCTGCCGAGCCGTCTGCTGCGCCGCGGCAACCTGTCGGGCGCGAGCGTCTACGTGACGGGCACGAACCTGTTCACGATCACGGACTACTCGGGCTTCGACCCCGACGTGAGCGGCCAGTCGGTCGGCGCGACGAACCGCGGCATCGACATCGGCGCGTATCCGCTCGCGCGCACGGTGACGTTCGGCCTCACGCTCAACTACTGACCACGGCGATGTACACGCGCATCAAGATTTCGACGGCCGCGAAGGCCGTCGCGACTGCCGTCCTCGCGGTGAGCGCGGTGGCGTGCAAGGACGACTTCCTCACCGAGAAGCCGGTCGACTTCGTGTCGCCGGTGAACTTCTACCAGAACGCCGGCGACGCGATCGCCGCGGTGAACGCCGCCTACGCGACGTTCGTCACGGTGCCGGACGCGGGCAACGACTCGTACGTCGGCCGCAACTTCGTGATGCTCACGGAGTATCCGACCGAGGTGACGACGAGCCGCCTCAGCGCCTCGAACGAGCGCTCGATGATCGGCAACTTCCACCCGCAGTTCACGTCGACGCACCCGTACCTCGAGGGCGTGTGGCAGGCGGCGTACTCGGGGATCAACCGCGCGAACTCGGTGATCGACCACGTGCCGGCGATCACGATGGACGAGACGCGCAAGGCGCAGATCGTCGGCGAGGCGAAGTTCCTGCGCGCGCTGCACTACTACTGGCTCGCGGGGCTGTTCGGCGGCGTGCCGCTGAAGCTCACGGAGACGGTCGGCATCGACGGCGACGTGCTCGCGCGCGCCACGGTGGCGGAGACGTACGCGCAGATCGCGAAGGACCTCACCGAGGCGGCGGCGGCGCTGCCGGCGAGCTGGCCGGCGTCGGACTTCGGCCGCGCGACGAAGGGTGCCGCGCTCACGCTGCTCGGCAAGGCGTACCTGCAGAGCGCGGGGCAGTTCGGCATCACGGCGAACTACCAGAAGGCGCTCGACACGTTCAAGCAGGTCCAGACGATGGGCTACACGCTGGACCCGAACTACGCGAGCCTGTTCGACGGCAGCAACGAGCGCTCGTCGGAGATCATCTGGTCGATCCAGAACGTGCGCGTGAGCGGCTACGGCGGGCGGCTGACGCAGTGGTTCGTGCCGGTGACGACGCCGGCGCTCTACTCGAGCGTGCAGAACCAGTTCCAGGCGGAGCGGCCGTTCTACGACTCGTACAACGCGGCCGACATCCGCAAGGCCGGCACGTGGATGACGAGCTTCACGAAGCCGAACGGTCAGACGGTGACGTGGTCCTACGCGACGACGAACATCACGACGGCGGCGAACTACGGCTCCACGGGCCCGACGCCGCGCAAGTACGTGGACCTCGGCGCGCCGTCGGGCGGCGCGGAGGCGCCGGACTACGTGGTGCTGCGCTACGCGGACGTGCTGCTCTCGGCGGCCGAGGCGGCGAACGAGGTGAGCGGGCCGAACGCCGAGGCGTACGGCTACGTGAACCAGGTGCGCGCCCGCGCGAAGGTGCCGAACCTCACGGCCGGTCTCTCGAAGCAGGCGTTCAAGGACTCGCTGTACGTGGAGCGGCGCTACGAGCTGGCGCTGGAGTTCCACGGCGTGTTCGACATGCGCCGCGACTGGGCGTTCGCGAAGGGCCGCGTGGAGGCGAACCTCCGCCAGGCGTCGACGCTGAACAAGTCGCCGTTCACG
This DNA window, taken from Gemmatirosa kalamazoonensis, encodes the following:
- a CDS encoding GntR family transcriptional regulator, with translation MSIDPGASTPLYQQVAADIRRQIVSGAIPVGTQLQPHRELAATYGVSVITINKALSGLVAEGVLHSRVGRGTFVAVRPAPTDLPGAPAPKNGTAGAGRMLGFVLRDLSSPFFSLVAHAAQQRADAVGYGLLLASSSNRLDREEEQIRRLLGLGVQGLIVVSMSRTYRLSDTLRSLHDADFPYVMVSYTEGEDVPFVGTDYARVGRLAAEHLYALGRRRIGYICDKFGSAAGELRGRGYREVLQERGLSVDPAFQYQYPLEGEWNDYESGYAIGEHVARLTRRPDAMFAFNDLGALGFEDALLDHGVRVPDDIALVGLDDIELAGRARVPLTTVRQPADRIGALAVDTLLARLAGQRPPAHQLLDPELVVRRSCGASPSAADPNPDAGGARAEARRALAAQRRS
- a CDS encoding SusC/RagA family TonB-linked outer membrane protein — its product is MKWAKGLGLAASLFIPVATLTRPVAVYGQGAQQPAQPATGRVTGTVVDAATGTPVPGVNVLVVGTQNGASTDAAGRFTVRGLPNSGTVQLRAQRIGFAPATQTVTIANGAATASFQLTAQAVQLSEVVSIGYGTQNRRDVAGAVSTVTTEALEKAPVASIDQVLQGTAPGVQVTTASNEPGGAMTIRIRGMSSITGSGEPLYVIDGFPIENDIEGSSPGNGGRTRTTPPNPLSTLNPSDIESISILKDASSTAIYGARGANGVVIITTKQGKGLKPQFTLDYYTGASTISKKYDLLDAAGYMDYANAFGQASSQAFTPFPDSVKTRLLASGINTDWQDQIFRTGAMRNFQLGVRGATQGTNITRYNVSGGYFDQDGIVLGSGLRRLSSRLNIDQAIGSRVQLGGSFTASQTRSKATPTSGQQNANAGAVSGALQYVPILPVYRADGTYSYINTDLNAYNALLDAPQTPNPVSLAREVKDSLSDSRLLGNLFGQAKLLKDLTLRVSLGADYADRWRNTYYPRTTLRGQQANGEALRGTSTTSSWVNENTLTYQKEMGVHDLTVLGGYSRQKTDVDRSNMSNSNFANDITSYFDIGAGTREGGPGVGSAHTTQTLESWLSRVNYTLMDRYLFTFTYRADGSSRFAANKKWGGFPSAAIGWRVSDEPFMKHVSAVDELKLRVSYGLAGNPSIRPYNSLARLDNQGYSFGGTPTSGYFPSSIANPDLTWETTRQTDVGLDLGLFNRVSVTADYYAKRTSNLLLFINLPFETGFEQALANRGVVDNKGFELGLDLHLVDAGKKKGGFDWRANFNYATNKNRVVDLGGAARIDADLITTDYNLPGTFIEVGKPIGRFYGFKSLGVIKDSAQANTIYWKNFNNAKFQPGSMLIADLDGDSVITLNDRTDIGDPTPKFTLGLTNTFAFRGFQLTGLLQGSYGGKVLNVNRIRTESSPRVNILADRYYDAWTPTHTDAKYPKIGENPNQVGTNNFTDNLLEDGSFLRLRTLTLSYGLPSRLLRRGNLSGASVYVTGTNLFTITDYSGFDPDVSGQSVGATNRGIDIGAYPLARTVTFGLTLNY
- a CDS encoding TetR/AcrR family transcriptional regulator; its protein translation is MPDTRDRILAAARVLFATKGFGSTSVADILHSADVNAGSLYHFFPGKQDVLLAVLDAYHAGIGPMLLDPAWTGVDDPIDRVFALLARYRGALVATDCSYGCPIGSLALEIHEPDPPVRERLAANFDAWVAAVERCFVDAGDRLPADVDRRALAVFALTTMEGGVMLARTHRSAAPFDDAVRMLRDHVARLEAAV
- a CDS encoding cytochrome P450, translating into MISQSATPKDTPLPTASLADTLGVLADVVLPTLAKGVIIRRPRAIAIAERLDLDRRAVRRLQRLRDRYGAGPVLLRLPGRVQAVVLAPEHVRRVLAATPEPFAAASSEKRAALSHFEPHGVLISHGAERVERRRFNDTVLESERPRHALAEGFVGVVREEMGRLLETVGRDGTLDWAGFAAAWFRVVRRVTLGDGARDDEELTDLLADLRGDANWGPLRPKRRPLRDRFLARLAAHVARAEPGSLASVAARVPTLPGTDPAGQVPQWLFAFDAAGMATFRALALLATHPAHEARAREELGGAASAGAPELPYLRACVLESVRLWPTTPMVLRQSTGPTTWEGGAMPAGAGVLIFTPFFHRDDARLPFADRLAPEVWLGDGPAPAEWPLIPFSGGPGICPGRQVVLLLASAALAVLLAGRRLAVRPPVRLNAGRPLPATLSPFRLRFSVVE
- a CDS encoding RagB/SusD family nutrient uptake outer membrane protein; this translates as MYTRIKISTAAKAVATAVLAVSAVACKDDFLTEKPVDFVSPVNFYQNAGDAIAAVNAAYATFVTVPDAGNDSYVGRNFVMLTEYPTEVTTSRLSASNERSMIGNFHPQFTSTHPYLEGVWQAAYSGINRANSVIDHVPAITMDETRKAQIVGEAKFLRALHYYWLAGLFGGVPLKLTETVGIDGDVLARATVAETYAQIAKDLTEAAAALPASWPASDFGRATKGAALTLLGKAYLQSAGQFGITANYQKALDTFKQVQTMGYTLDPNYASLFDGSNERSSEIIWSIQNVRVSGYGGRLTQWFVPVTTPALYSSVQNQFQAERPFYDSYNAADIRKAGTWMTSFTKPNGQTVTWSYATTNITTAANYGSTGPTPRKYVDLGAPSGGAEAPDYVVLRYADVLLSAAEAANEVSGPNAEAYGYVNQVRARAKVPNLTAGLSKQAFKDSLYVERRYELALEFHGVFDMRRDWAFAKGRVEANLRQASTLNKSPFTSSVEKPATSTSLTVDDKWQLYPIPARACELNSALTQNPGWADGICK